The following are encoded in a window of Streptomyces sp. SAT1 genomic DNA:
- the iolC gene encoding 5-dehydro-2-deoxygluconokinase encodes MVYDVITMGRIGVDLYPLQTGVPLSRVSAFGKFLGGSAANVAVAAARLGRRTAVITRTGEDPFGDYLHEALRGFGVDDRYVTAVPALPTPVTFCEVFPPDDFPLYFYRRPKAPDLEIDAPDLDLPAVAGARVFWVTGTGLSEEPSRTATLAALAHRARSGHTVFDLDWRPAFWTDPAAARPFYAEALRHATVAVGNLDEVEVATGVREPRAAARALLDAGAELAVVKQGPAGVLALDRAGRAAEVPPLPVEVLNGLGAGDAFGGSLCHGLLAGWDLAHVMRYANAAGAIVASRLECSSAMPTAAEVESALAAGAVR; translated from the coding sequence ATGGTGTACGACGTGATCACCATGGGGCGGATCGGGGTCGACCTCTATCCGCTCCAGACGGGCGTGCCGCTCTCCCGCGTCTCCGCCTTCGGCAAGTTCCTGGGCGGCTCGGCGGCCAACGTCGCGGTCGCCGCGGCCCGCCTCGGCCGCCGTACGGCGGTGATCACCCGGACCGGGGAGGACCCGTTCGGCGACTACCTGCACGAGGCGCTGCGCGGCTTCGGCGTCGACGACCGCTATGTCACGGCGGTGCCCGCACTGCCGACGCCGGTCACCTTCTGCGAGGTGTTCCCGCCGGACGACTTCCCGCTCTACTTCTACCGCCGTCCCAAGGCGCCCGACCTGGAGATCGACGCCCCTGACCTCGATCTGCCGGCCGTCGCGGGCGCCCGGGTCTTCTGGGTCACCGGCACCGGGCTGAGCGAGGAGCCGAGCCGCACGGCGACGCTGGCCGCGCTCGCCCACCGGGCGCGGTCCGGGCACACCGTCTTCGACCTCGACTGGCGCCCGGCGTTCTGGACCGACCCGGCCGCCGCCCGCCCCTTCTACGCCGAGGCCCTGCGGCACGCCACCGTCGCCGTCGGCAACCTGGACGAGGTGGAGGTGGCCACCGGGGTGCGCGAGCCGCGGGCCGCCGCCCGTGCCCTGCTGGACGCCGGGGCCGAGCTGGCGGTCGTCAAGCAGGGCCCGGCGGGCGTGCTCGCCCTCGACCGCGCGGGCCGCGCCGCCGAGGTGCCGCCGCTGCCGGTCGAGGTGCTCAACGGCCTCGGCGCCGGGGACGCCTTCGGCGGCTCCCTCTGCCACGGGCTGCTCGCCGGCTGGGACTTGGCGCACGTCATGCGGTACGCCAACGCCGCCGGCGCCATCGTCGCCTCCCGGCTGGAGTGCTCCTCCGCGATGCCCACCGCGGCCGAGGTGGAATCGGCCCTCGCGGCGGGCGCGGTGCGGTGA
- a CDS encoding heavy metal translocating P-type ATPase, translating to MTSTTTSTATPPDTTGQHSEVELLIGGMTCASCAARVEKKLNRMEGVHATVNFATEKAKVSYPRGVAVSDLVATVVKTGYTAEEPPPPEPEPARREAVAPDGDPELTALRQRLTVSALLAVPVVLLSMVPALQFDNWQWLALTLAAPVVVWGGLPFHRAALTNARHGAATMDTLVSVGTLAAFGWSLWALFLGDAGMPGMHDEFRLTVSRMDAASTIYLEVASGVVAFLLLGRYLEARSKRRAGAALRALLELGAKDVSVLREGREVRLPVSALTVGDRFVVRPGEKIATDGTVVEGTSAVDASMLTGESVPADVTTGDTVTGATVNAGGRLVVEATRVGADTQLSRMARLVEDAQNGKAQVQRLADRISAVFVPVVLVIAVGTLLTWLLATGDVTASFTAAVAVLIIACPCALGLATPTALMVGTGRGAQLGILIKGPEVLESTRRVDTVVLDKTGTVTTGRMTLQEVHAAEGTDEKQLLRLAGALEHASEHPLARAVAAGAEERVGPLPAAEHFENVPGRGVRGRVDGHEVAVGRLFEELPEELARARRAAEENGRTAVVVGWDGAARGVVAVADAVKETSAEAVARLRALGLRPVLLTGDNRTVAESVARAVGIDAGDVIAEVLPEDKVAAVRRLQAEGRTVAMVGDGVNDAAALATADLGLAMGTGTDAAIEAGDLTLVRGDLRVAGDAIRLSRRTLATIKGNLVWAFGYNVAALPLAAAGLLNPMIAGAAMAFSSVFVVTNSLRLRRFR from the coding sequence ATGACCAGCACCACCACCAGCACAGCGACACCGCCCGACACCACCGGGCAGCACTCCGAGGTCGAGCTGCTCATCGGCGGGATGACCTGCGCCTCCTGCGCGGCCCGCGTGGAGAAGAAGCTCAACCGCATGGAGGGCGTGCACGCGACCGTCAACTTCGCCACCGAGAAGGCGAAGGTCAGCTACCCCCGGGGGGTAGCGGTCTCCGATCTCGTCGCGACGGTGGTGAAGACGGGGTACACCGCCGAGGAACCGCCGCCCCCGGAGCCGGAGCCCGCGCGGCGGGAGGCCGTGGCGCCCGACGGCGACCCGGAGCTGACGGCGCTGCGCCAGCGCCTGACCGTCTCCGCGCTGCTCGCCGTCCCGGTCGTCCTGCTCTCCATGGTCCCGGCCCTCCAGTTCGACAACTGGCAGTGGCTGGCGCTGACCCTGGCCGCGCCGGTCGTCGTCTGGGGCGGACTGCCCTTCCACCGGGCGGCGCTCACCAACGCCCGGCACGGCGCGGCCACCATGGACACCCTGGTCTCGGTCGGCACGCTCGCCGCGTTCGGCTGGTCGCTGTGGGCGCTGTTCCTCGGTGACGCGGGCATGCCCGGCATGCACGACGAGTTCCGGCTCACCGTCTCCCGGATGGACGCCGCCTCGACGATCTATCTGGAGGTCGCCTCCGGGGTCGTCGCCTTCCTGCTGCTCGGCCGCTATCTGGAGGCCCGCTCCAAGCGGCGGGCGGGCGCCGCGCTGCGCGCCCTGCTGGAGCTGGGCGCCAAGGACGTCTCCGTGCTGCGCGAGGGCCGCGAGGTCCGGCTGCCGGTGTCCGCGCTGACCGTGGGCGACCGCTTCGTCGTCCGGCCCGGCGAGAAGATCGCCACCGACGGCACCGTCGTCGAGGGCACCTCGGCGGTGGACGCCTCCATGCTCACCGGCGAGTCCGTACCGGCCGACGTGACCACCGGGGACACCGTCACCGGCGCCACCGTCAACGCGGGCGGCCGCCTGGTCGTGGAGGCCACCCGGGTCGGCGCCGACACCCAGCTCTCCCGGATGGCGAGGCTGGTCGAGGACGCGCAGAACGGCAAGGCCCAGGTGCAGCGGCTGGCCGACCGGATCTCGGCGGTCTTCGTGCCCGTGGTCCTGGTCATCGCCGTCGGCACCCTGCTGACCTGGCTGCTGGCCACCGGCGACGTCACCGCCTCCTTCACCGCGGCCGTCGCGGTGCTGATCATCGCCTGCCCGTGCGCCCTGGGCCTGGCCACCCCGACCGCGCTGATGGTCGGCACCGGGCGCGGCGCCCAGCTCGGCATCCTCATCAAGGGCCCCGAGGTGCTGGAGTCCACCCGGCGCGTCGACACCGTCGTCCTGGACAAGACCGGCACCGTCACCACCGGCCGGATGACCCTCCAGGAGGTGCACGCGGCCGAGGGCACCGACGAGAAGCAGCTGCTGCGGCTCGCGGGCGCCCTGGAGCACGCCTCCGAGCACCCCCTCGCCCGCGCCGTGGCGGCCGGCGCCGAGGAGCGCGTCGGGCCGCTGCCCGCCGCCGAGCACTTCGAGAACGTCCCCGGGCGGGGCGTACGCGGGCGCGTGGACGGCCATGAGGTCGCCGTCGGGCGCCTGTTCGAGGAGCTGCCCGAGGAGCTGGCCCGTGCCCGGCGCGCGGCCGAGGAGAACGGCCGTACGGCCGTCGTGGTCGGCTGGGACGGAGCGGCCCGCGGTGTCGTGGCCGTGGCGGACGCGGTCAAGGAGACCAGCGCGGAGGCCGTGGCGCGGTTGCGCGCCCTCGGGCTGCGGCCGGTGCTGCTGACCGGTGACAACCGGACGGTGGCCGAGTCGGTGGCGCGGGCGGTCGGCATCGACGCCGGTGACGTGATCGCCGAGGTGCTGCCCGAGGACAAGGTCGCGGCGGTGCGCCGCCTTCAGGCGGAGGGCCGGACGGTGGCCATGGTCGGCGACGGCGTGAACGACGCCGCCGCGCTCGCCACCGCCGATCTCGGCCTGGCGATGGGCACCGGCACCGACGCCGCCATCGAGGCGGGCGACCTGACACTGGTCCGCGGGGACCTGCGGGTGGCCGGGGACGCCATCCGGCTCTCCCGGCGGACGCTGGCCACCATCAAGGGCAACCTCGTGTGGGCCTTCGGCTACAACGTGGCCGCGCTGCCGCTGGCCGCCGCCGGACTGCTCAACCCGATGATCGCGGGCGCGGCGATGGCGTTCTCCTCGGTCTTCGTGGTGACCAACAGCCTGCGGCTGCGCAGGTTCCGCTGA
- the recD2 gene encoding SF1B family DNA helicase RecD2 has product MARQAGTQAAQGDGERRFAVVEGVLERITYANEENGYTVARVDTGRGAGDLLTVVGALLGAQVGESLRLEGRWGSHPQYGKQFHVENYTTVLPATVQGIRRYLGSGLVKGIGPVFADRITQHFGTDTLRIIEEEPKRLIEVPGLGPKRTRKIADAWEEQKAIKEVMLFLQTVEVSTSIAVRIYKKYGDASISVVKNQPYRLAADVWGIGFLTADKIARSVGIPHDSPERVKAGLQYALSQSADQGNCFLPEERLIADAVKLLQVDTGLVIECLAALAEPDEDGGDPGVVREKVPAAEGEAAESVSAVYLVPFHRAELSLSAQVLRLLRTEQDRMPHFRDVAWDKALGWLRGRTGADLAPEQEAAVRLALTEKVAVLTGGPGCGKSFTVRSIVELARARKAKVVLAAPTGRAAKRLSELTGAEASTVHRLLELRPGGDAAYDRDRPLDADLVVVDEASMLDLLLANKLVKAVPPGAHLLFVGDVDQLPSVGAGEVLRDLLAERSPVPAVRLTRVFRQAQQSGVVTNAHRINSGQQPLTDGLKDFFLFVEDDTEEAGRLTVDVAARRIPARFGLDPRRDVQVLAPMHRGPAGAGTLNGLLQQAITPGRPDLAEKRFGGRVFRVGDKVTQIRNNYEKGANGVFNGTVGVVTSLDPVDQRLTVLTDEDEEVPYEFDELDELAHAYAVTIHRSQGSEYPAVVIPVTTGAWMMLQRNLLYTAVTRAKRLVVLVGSRRAIGQAVRTVSAGRRCTALDFRLRGA; this is encoded by the coding sequence ATGGCTCGACAGGCGGGGACCCAGGCGGCCCAGGGTGACGGTGAGCGGCGGTTCGCCGTGGTCGAAGGGGTGCTGGAGCGGATCACGTACGCGAACGAGGAGAACGGGTACACGGTCGCGCGCGTGGACACCGGCAGAGGAGCCGGTGATCTGCTGACCGTCGTCGGGGCGCTGCTCGGTGCGCAGGTGGGGGAGTCGCTGCGGCTGGAGGGCCGCTGGGGGTCCCATCCGCAGTACGGGAAGCAGTTCCACGTCGAGAACTACACGACGGTCCTGCCGGCCACCGTCCAGGGCATCCGCCGCTACCTCGGCTCCGGTCTGGTCAAGGGGATCGGGCCGGTCTTCGCGGACCGGATCACCCAGCACTTCGGCACCGACACCCTGCGGATCATCGAGGAGGAGCCCAAGCGGCTCATCGAGGTCCCCGGCCTCGGGCCCAAGCGGACCAGGAAGATCGCCGACGCCTGGGAGGAGCAGAAGGCGATCAAGGAGGTCATGCTCTTCCTCCAGACGGTCGAGGTGTCCACCTCCATCGCCGTGCGCATCTACAAGAAGTACGGCGACGCGTCGATCTCCGTGGTGAAGAACCAGCCGTACCGGCTCGCCGCCGACGTCTGGGGCATCGGCTTCCTGACCGCCGACAAGATCGCCCGGTCCGTCGGCATCCCGCACGACAGCCCGGAGCGGGTCAAGGCGGGGCTCCAGTACGCGCTGTCGCAGTCCGCCGACCAGGGGAACTGCTTCCTGCCCGAGGAGCGGCTGATCGCCGACGCGGTGAAGCTGCTCCAGGTGGACACCGGGCTGGTCATCGAGTGTCTGGCCGCCCTCGCGGAGCCGGACGAGGACGGCGGCGATCCCGGGGTCGTACGGGAGAAGGTGCCCGCGGCCGAGGGGGAGGCGGCGGAGTCCGTCAGCGCCGTGTACCTGGTGCCGTTCCACCGCGCCGAGCTCTCCCTGTCCGCGCAGGTGCTGCGCCTGCTGCGGACCGAGCAGGACCGGATGCCGCACTTCCGGGACGTGGCCTGGGACAAGGCGCTGGGCTGGCTGCGCGGACGGACGGGGGCCGATCTCGCGCCCGAGCAGGAGGCGGCCGTCCGGCTCGCGCTGACCGAGAAGGTGGCGGTGCTGACCGGCGGGCCCGGCTGCGGCAAGTCCTTCACCGTGCGCTCGATCGTGGAGCTGGCCCGCGCCAGGAAGGCGAAGGTGGTGCTGGCCGCGCCGACCGGCCGGGCCGCCAAGCGGCTGTCCGAGCTGACCGGCGCCGAGGCGTCCACCGTGCACCGGCTGCTGGAGCTGAGGCCCGGCGGCGACGCGGCGTACGACCGGGACCGGCCGCTGGACGCCGACCTCGTCGTGGTCGACGAGGCGTCCATGCTGGACCTCCTGCTCGCCAACAAGCTGGTCAAGGCCGTACCGCCGGGCGCGCACCTGCTGTTCGTGGGGGACGTGGACCAGTTGCCCAGCGTGGGCGCGGGCGAGGTGCTGCGGGATCTGCTGGCCGAGCGGAGCCCGGTCCCGGCGGTGCGCCTCACCCGGGTCTTCCGCCAGGCCCAGCAGTCCGGCGTCGTCACCAACGCGCACCGCATCAACTCCGGGCAGCAGCCGCTCACCGACGGTCTGAAGGACTTCTTCCTCTTCGTCGAGGACGACACGGAGGAGGCGGGCCGGCTCACCGTGGACGTGGCGGCGCGGCGGATCCCGGCCAGGTTCGGGCTCGACCCGCGCCGGGACGTGCAGGTGCTGGCGCCCATGCACCGGGGCCCGGCGGGCGCCGGCACGCTCAACGGGCTGCTCCAGCAGGCCATCACGCCGGGCCGCCCCGATCTCGCGGAGAAGCGGTTCGGCGGGCGGGTCTTCCGGGTCGGCGACAAAGTCACCCAGATCCGCAACAATTACGAGAAAGGGGCGAACGGCGTCTTCAACGGCACCGTGGGCGTGGTCACTTCGCTCGACCCGGTCGACCAGCGGCTGACGGTGCTGACCGACGAGGACGAGGAGGTGCCCTACGAGTTCGACGAACTGGACGAGCTGGCGCACGCGTACGCGGTCACCATCCACCGCTCCCAGGGCAGCGAGTACCCGGCCGTGGTGATCCCGGTGACCACCGGCGCCTGGATGATGCTCCAGCGCAACCTGCTCTACACGGCGGTGACCCGCGCCAAGCGGCTGGTGGTGCTCGTCGGCTCGCGCCGGGCCATCGGCCAGGCGGTGCGCACGGTCTCGGCGGGGCGCCGCTGCACGGCGCTGGATTTCCGGCTCCGGGGCGCCTGA
- a CDS encoding heavy-metal-associated domain-containing protein — protein sequence MTAQTETPDTVTTVYKVSGMSCGHCEGSVSAEISELPGVSSVKAVASTGEVTVVSAAPLEEAAVRAAVDEAGFELVGRA from the coding sequence ATGACCGCCCAGACCGAGACCCCGGACACCGTCACCACCGTCTACAAGGTGAGCGGCATGAGCTGCGGACACTGCGAGGGCTCCGTCTCCGCCGAGATCTCCGAGCTGCCCGGGGTCAGCTCGGTGAAGGCCGTCGCCTCCACCGGCGAGGTCACCGTGGTCTCCGCCGCCCCGCTGGAGGAGGCCGCCGTGCGCGCCGCGGTGGACGAGGCCGGCTTCGAGCTCGTCGGCCGCGCCTGA
- a CDS encoding helix-turn-helix transcriptional regulator: MTDRTLWSYKEIAAHIRVQPDTVRSYRKHGLLPPPDRVEGGRPFWYADTVRAWAAARPGNRGRRSG; encoded by the coding sequence ATGACCGACCGAACACTCTGGTCGTACAAGGAGATCGCGGCCCACATCCGGGTGCAGCCCGACACCGTGCGGTCCTACCGCAAACACGGCCTGCTGCCGCCACCCGACCGGGTCGAGGGCGGGCGCCCCTTCTGGTACGCCGACACGGTGCGCGCCTGGGCGGCCGCCCGGCCGGGCAACCGGGGCCGCAGGTCCGGCTGA
- a CDS encoding citrate synthase, whose protein sequence is MSDNSVVLRYDGDEYTYPVIDSTVGDKGFDIGKLRAQTGLVTLDSGYGNTAAYKSAVTYLDGEQGILRYRGYPIEQLAERSTFLEVAYLLINGELPTVDELSTFKNEITRHTLLHEDVKNFYKGFPRDAHPMAMLSSVVSALSTFYQDSHNPFDEKQRDLSTVRLLAKLPTIAAYAYKKSIGHPFVYPRNDLSYVENFLRMTFSVPADDYEPDPVVVSALDKLLILHADHEQNCSTSTVRLVGSSQANMFASISAGINALWGPLHGGANQSVLEMLEGIRDSGSDVDTFIRKVKNKEDGVRLMGFGHRVYKNFDPRAKIIKAAAHDVLSALGKDDELLDIALKLEEHALSDDYFVERKLYPNVDFYTGLIYRAMGFPTEMFTVLFALGRLPGWIAQWQEMIKEPGSRIGRPRQIYTGVVERDFVPVEGR, encoded by the coding sequence GTGAGCGACAACTCTGTAGTACTGCGGTACGACGGCGACGAGTACACCTACCCGGTGATCGACAGCACCGTCGGCGACAAGGGCTTCGACATCGGGAAGCTCCGCGCCCAGACCGGTCTGGTGACTCTGGACAGCGGCTACGGCAACACGGCCGCGTACAAATCCGCCGTCACCTATCTCGACGGCGAGCAGGGCATTCTCCGGTACCGCGGCTACCCCATCGAGCAGCTCGCCGAGCGCTCCACCTTCCTTGAGGTGGCCTACCTGCTCATCAACGGTGAGCTGCCGACCGTCGACGAGCTCTCCACCTTCAAGAACGAGATCACGCGGCACACCCTGCTGCACGAGGACGTCAAGAACTTCTACAAGGGGTTCCCGCGCGACGCCCACCCGATGGCGATGCTGTCCTCGGTCGTCTCGGCGCTGTCCACCTTCTACCAGGACAGCCACAACCCGTTCGACGAGAAGCAGCGCGACCTGTCCACGGTCCGGCTGCTCGCCAAGCTCCCGACGATCGCGGCGTACGCGTACAAGAAGTCGATCGGCCACCCGTTCGTCTACCCGCGCAACGACCTCTCCTACGTCGAGAACTTCCTGCGGATGACCTTCTCGGTCCCCGCCGACGACTACGAGCCCGACCCGGTCGTCGTCTCCGCGCTGGACAAGCTGCTGATCCTGCACGCGGACCACGAGCAGAACTGTTCGACCTCCACGGTCCGCCTCGTCGGCTCCTCGCAGGCCAACATGTTCGCCTCCATCTCGGCCGGCATCAACGCGCTGTGGGGCCCGCTGCACGGCGGCGCCAACCAGTCCGTGCTGGAGATGCTGGAGGGCATCCGCGACTCCGGCTCCGACGTCGACACCTTCATCCGCAAGGTGAAGAACAAGGAGGACGGCGTCCGCCTGATGGGCTTCGGCCACCGGGTCTACAAGAACTTCGACCCGCGCGCCAAGATCATCAAGGCTGCCGCGCACGACGTGCTCTCCGCGCTGGGCAAGGACGACGAGCTGCTCGACATCGCCCTGAAGCTGGAGGAGCACGCGCTCTCCGACGACTACTTCGTCGAGCGCAAGCTCTACCCGAATGTCGACTTCTACACCGGTCTGATCTACCGGGCCATGGGCTTCCCGACCGAGATGTTCACGGTCCTGTTCGCCCTGGGCCGGCTGCCGGGCTGGATCGCCCAGTGGCAGGAAATGATCAAGGAGCCGGGTTCCCGCATCGGCCGCCCGCGCCAGATCTACACGGGCGTCGTCGAGCGCGACTTCGTCCCGGTCGAGGGGCGCTGA
- the mmsA gene encoding CoA-acylating methylmalonate-semialdehyde dehydrogenase, producing MTKTVNHWIGGKAVEGASGSYGPVTDPATGAVTTRVAFASVAEVDAAVAAARDAYRSWGQSSLAQRTSVMFRFRALLDAHRDEIAALITAEHGKVHSDALGEVARGLEIVDLACGINVQLKGELSTQVATRVDVSSIRQPLGVVAGITPFNFPAMVPLWMFPIAIACGNTFVLKPSEKDPSAALRIAELLAEAGLPDGVFNVVQGDKVAVDRLLEHPDVKAVSFVGSTPIARYIHTTASAHGKRVQALGGAKNHMLVLPDADLDAAADAAVSAAYGSAGERCMAISAVVAVGSVADELVEKIRERAEKIRIGPGTDPDSEMGPLITAAHRDKVASYVKGAAEEGCEVVLDGTGYTVEGYEDGHWIGLSLLDRVPTTAKAYQDEIFGPVLCVLRVDTYEDGVALINASPFGNGTAIFTRDGGAARRFQLEIEAGMVGVNVPIPVPVGYHSFGGWKDSLFGDHHIYGNDGTHFYTRGKVVTTRWPDPSEAPAGVDLGFPRNH from the coding sequence ATGACCAAGACCGTCAACCACTGGATCGGCGGGAAGGCCGTAGAAGGCGCCTCCGGGTCGTACGGTCCGGTCACGGACCCGGCGACCGGCGCGGTCACCACCCGGGTGGCGTTCGCCTCCGTGGCCGAGGTGGACGCGGCCGTGGCCGCCGCCCGGGACGCCTACCGCTCCTGGGGGCAGTCCTCGCTGGCGCAGCGCACCTCGGTCATGTTCCGCTTCCGGGCGCTGCTGGACGCGCACCGCGACGAGATCGCCGCGCTGATCACCGCCGAGCACGGCAAGGTGCACTCCGACGCGCTCGGCGAGGTCGCGCGCGGCCTGGAGATCGTCGACCTGGCCTGCGGCATCAACGTGCAGCTGAAGGGCGAGCTGTCGACGCAGGTCGCCACGCGCGTGGACGTGTCCTCGATCCGGCAGCCGCTGGGCGTGGTCGCGGGCATCACGCCGTTCAACTTCCCGGCGATGGTCCCGCTGTGGATGTTCCCGATCGCCATCGCCTGCGGCAACACCTTCGTGCTCAAGCCCAGCGAGAAGGACCCCTCGGCGGCGCTGCGGATCGCCGAGCTGCTGGCCGAGGCCGGGCTGCCCGACGGCGTGTTCAACGTCGTCCAGGGCGACAAGGTGGCCGTCGACCGCCTCCTGGAGCACCCGGACGTCAAGGCGGTCTCCTTCGTCGGCTCCACCCCGATCGCCCGCTACATCCACACCACGGCCTCGGCGCACGGCAAGCGCGTCCAGGCGCTCGGCGGTGCCAAGAACCACATGCTGGTGCTGCCCGACGCCGACCTGGACGCGGCGGCGGACGCGGCGGTCTCGGCGGCGTACGGCTCGGCCGGTGAGCGCTGCATGGCCATCTCCGCCGTCGTCGCGGTCGGGTCGGTCGCCGACGAGCTGGTGGAGAAGATCCGCGAGCGCGCCGAAAAGATCAGGATCGGTCCCGGCACCGACCCGGACTCCGAGATGGGCCCGCTGATCACCGCCGCCCACCGCGACAAGGTCGCCTCCTATGTGAAGGGCGCCGCCGAGGAGGGCTGCGAGGTCGTCCTGGACGGCACCGGCTACACCGTGGAGGGCTACGAGGACGGCCACTGGATCGGCCTGTCGCTGCTCGACCGGGTGCCGACGACCGCGAAGGCGTACCAGGACGAGATCTTCGGCCCGGTGCTGTGCGTGCTGCGCGTGGACACCTACGAGGACGGCGTGGCCCTGATCAACGCCTCGCCGTTCGGCAACGGCACCGCGATCTTCACCCGGGACGGCGGCGCCGCCCGCCGCTTCCAGCTGGAGATCGAGGCCGGCATGGTCGGCGTGAACGTGCCGATCCCGGTGCCGGTGGGCTACCACTCCTTCGGCGGCTGGAAGGACTCGCTCTTCGGCGACCACCACATCTACGGCAACGACGGCACGCACTTCTACACCCGCGGCAAGGTCGTCACCACCCGCTGGCCCGACCCGTCCGAGGCCCCGGCCGGTGTCGACCTCGGGTTCCCGCGCAACCACTGA
- a CDS encoding APC family permease, which produces MTDTLRPVDDAVAPATGSPDGTTGSPQQLKRSIGVVGGTLLTLSCVTPASTLFVVVPDLFGSLGTATALTIAIGSLLCIAVAFCYSELGTLIPSAGGEYAMVSTMAGRLAGWLVFVLSLLVVMIVPPVIAMGTADYLAPLVHLDPAMTGAGVMLLATLAGLLDLRANAWITGIFLVLEVIAAGVVAVLGFAHSHRGAGSLVSMRVAGGDGHTDTVTAMLVVSGLAIALFITQGFSTAVYLSEELEHPRRNVARTVLATLAISTVIILVPVVAITMGASDIKELTGGDLSSMVTAWSNSAVGTFVSLCVALAIINAGIVMVIQNSRVLFASARDKAWPGPVNTVFAKLGRFGSPWVATLAVGIPGAVLCFVNLDTLYGVTGVSVTAMYLLVAVAALLARRGAHRHTPAWRMPLWPAVPVLLIAVLAYILSMQEVTYLLWTGGIMAVATLYWAFYLRPRRDTRWLVSIPEDAQP; this is translated from the coding sequence ATGACCGACACGCTCCGCCCTGTCGACGACGCCGTCGCACCGGCGACCGGCAGCCCCGACGGAACGACGGGCAGCCCCCAGCAGCTCAAGCGCTCCATCGGCGTCGTCGGCGGCACCCTGCTGACCCTCTCGTGCGTCACCCCCGCCTCCACCCTCTTCGTGGTCGTGCCCGACCTGTTCGGCTCGCTCGGCACCGCCACCGCCCTCACCATCGCCATCGGCTCGCTGCTCTGCATCGCCGTCGCGTTCTGCTACTCCGAGCTGGGCACCCTCATCCCCAGCGCGGGCGGCGAGTACGCGATGGTCTCCACGATGGCCGGACGGCTCGCGGGCTGGCTGGTCTTCGTGCTGTCGCTGCTGGTCGTCATGATCGTGCCGCCCGTGATCGCCATGGGCACCGCGGACTACCTGGCGCCGCTCGTGCACCTCGACCCGGCGATGACCGGCGCCGGCGTGATGCTGCTCGCCACCCTCGCCGGACTGCTCGACCTGCGCGCCAACGCCTGGATCACCGGCATCTTCCTGGTCCTGGAGGTCATCGCCGCCGGTGTGGTCGCCGTCCTCGGCTTCGCCCACAGCCACCGCGGCGCGGGCAGCCTGGTCTCCATGCGGGTCGCCGGCGGCGACGGCCACACGGACACCGTGACGGCCATGCTGGTGGTCTCCGGACTCGCCATCGCCCTGTTCATCACCCAGGGCTTCTCCACCGCCGTCTACCTCTCCGAGGAACTGGAGCACCCGCGCCGCAACGTCGCCCGCACCGTCCTCGCCACCCTCGCCATCTCCACCGTGATCATCCTGGTGCCGGTCGTCGCCATCACCATGGGCGCCTCCGACATCAAGGAGCTCACCGGCGGCGACCTCAGCTCGATGGTGACCGCCTGGTCCAACTCCGCCGTCGGCACCTTCGTCAGCCTCTGCGTGGCCCTCGCCATCATCAACGCGGGCATCGTCATGGTCATCCAGAACTCCCGCGTGCTGTTCGCCTCCGCCCGCGACAAGGCGTGGCCCGGACCGGTCAACACCGTCTTCGCCAAGCTCGGCCGCTTCGGCTCCCCCTGGGTCGCCACGCTCGCGGTCGGCATCCCCGGCGCGGTCCTCTGCTTCGTCAACCTGGACACCCTCTACGGCGTCACCGGTGTCTCCGTGACCGCCATGTACCTGCTCGTCGCGGTCGCCGCCCTGCTGGCCCGCCGCGGCGCCCACCGGCACACGCCCGCCTGGCGCATGCCGCTGTGGCCCGCCGTCCCCGTCCTGCTGATCGCGGTCCTCGCCTACATCCTCAGCATGCAGGAGGTCACCTACCTGCTGTGGACCGGCGGCATCATGGCCGTCGCCACCCTCTACTGGGCCTTCTACCTCCGCCCGCGCCGCGACACCCGCTGGCTGGTGTCCATCCCGGAGGACGCACAGCCCTGA